From Pseudothermotoga thermarum DSM 5069, a single genomic window includes:
- the prmC gene encoding peptide chain release factor N(5)-glutamine methyltransferase, producing the protein MTYRDLYLKIRDILKKASESPGSEALLLLSHVINQSKEKLLAKFEEKVDEEIVEKALNLTTIRLMGIPLQYITRRCYFYGLELDIIPGVFIPRMETEVLVEVALEVIKKKQIKSVVDIGTGSGAIIIAISKNSNCECFATDVSSLALQIASQNALKHSCKINFLFGPFLEPLKNLLDKIQLIVSNPPYVETKAKLQREVLQEPPEALFAGEDGMDFYKAFFSQPKLLKGKTIIMEFSPEQKLKLEKLLSHLGRLTFFQDQFMKDRFFMLEML; encoded by the coding sequence ATGACTTATAGGGATCTTTACCTTAAAATTCGAGATATTTTGAAAAAGGCTTCTGAATCGCCAGGTTCAGAAGCCCTTTTGCTTTTATCCCACGTTATAAATCAATCGAAAGAAAAGCTGCTTGCGAAATTTGAAGAAAAAGTAGACGAAGAGATCGTTGAAAAAGCTTTAAACTTAACCACGATTCGACTCATGGGTATTCCTCTTCAATACATAACACGCAGATGTTATTTCTACGGTTTGGAGTTAGATATAATTCCAGGCGTCTTTATACCACGGATGGAAACGGAAGTTTTGGTAGAAGTGGCACTTGAGGTGATAAAGAAAAAGCAAATAAAGTCAGTTGTAGATATAGGAACAGGTTCTGGTGCAATAATAATCGCAATAAGCAAAAACAGCAACTGCGAATGTTTTGCCACCGATGTGAGCTCTTTAGCACTTCAGATCGCAAGTCAAAACGCTTTAAAGCATTCTTGTAAAATCAACTTTTTATTTGGTCCATTTCTAGAACCTTTGAAAAATCTTCTTGATAAAATCCAATTGATCGTCTCAAATCCTCCTTACGTTGAAACAAAGGCAAAGCTTCAAAGAGAAGTTCTTCAGGAACCTCCCGAAGCTTTGTTCGCTGGAGAAGATGGTATGGATTTTTACAAAGCGTTTTTTTCCCAACCAAAGTTGCTTAAAGGAAAAACGATCATCATGGAGTTCAGCCCCGAGCAAAAACTAAAACTTGAAAAACTTTTATCTCACCTTGGACGTCTTACATTTTTTCAAGATCAGTTCATGAAAGATAGATTTTTCATGCTCGAAATGTTGTAG
- a CDS encoding metal-sulfur cluster assembly factor codes for MFKLVTKEQVYEALKDVIDFELGLDIVSLGLVYDVQVDQEGNVSITMTMTSPACPLAGMILEQAEDRVRQIEGVKDVKINLTFDPPWTPDRMSEELRKRFDL; via the coding sequence GTGTTCAAGTTGGTAACCAAAGAACAAGTTTATGAGGCTTTGAAAGACGTTATAGATTTTGAGCTTGGTCTTGACATTGTAAGTCTTGGCCTCGTTTACGATGTGCAAGTTGATCAAGAAGGAAATGTTTCGATAACGATGACGATGACTTCACCGGCTTGTCCACTGGCAGGAATGATACTTGAGCAAGCAGAAGACCGCGTTCGACAAATAGAAGGCGTTAAAGATGTGAAAATAAACCTAACCTTCGATCCACCTTGGACACCTGATAGAATGAGCGAAGAGCTTAGAAAACGCTTTGATTTATGA
- a CDS encoding ferritin family protein, protein MFNIDEIFEIAEQIERNGVQFYSKAAEKFHDYSKKSILLKLADMEKEHEKRFHEMRLELAKRESQISQFLDPQNEARLYLHSIANSKVFDLRADPLEKLRKVQTVQDLLRIAIDLEKDSIIFYLGIKEFVPSELGKDKIDLIVKEEMGHVKILTDLMENL, encoded by the coding sequence GTGTTCAACATAGACGAAATCTTCGAAATTGCAGAACAAATTGAAAGGAATGGTGTTCAATTTTACTCCAAAGCTGCTGAAAAATTCCATGATTATTCGAAAAAATCAATCCTTTTAAAACTTGCCGACATGGAAAAAGAACACGAAAAGAGATTTCACGAAATGCGGCTTGAACTTGCAAAAAGGGAGAGCCAAATTTCGCAGTTTCTCGATCCGCAAAACGAAGCCAGACTTTACTTGCATTCCATAGCAAACAGTAAAGTTTTTGATTTAAGAGCCGATCCTCTTGAAAAACTTAGGAAGGTTCAAACTGTTCAAGATCTTTTGAGGATTGCCATAGATCTTGAAAAGGATTCCATAATATTCTACCTTGGCATAAAGGAATTCGTTCCAAGTGAGCTTGGAAAAGATAAAATCGATCTCATCGTCAAAGAAGAAATGGGACATGTGAAGATTTTGACCGACCTTATGGAAAATCTTTGA
- a CDS encoding ferritin gives MINLKVEKAFNEQIKKELESAYLYLAMAGYFDSMNLDGMAHWMKVQAKEEFEHAMKFYNHIIERGGKVEFYPLQLLSRNWNSPLDVFEHVYEHEQKVTESINNLVELAKAENDYPAQVLLQWFVNEQVEEEANALKIVETLKKVKDSPIGIIMLDRELARRE, from the coding sequence ATGATCAATCTAAAAGTTGAAAAAGCTTTCAATGAGCAAATTAAGAAAGAACTTGAATCTGCTTATTTGTATTTAGCGATGGCTGGATATTTTGATAGTATGAATCTTGATGGAATGGCTCATTGGATGAAGGTCCAGGCAAAAGAAGAATTTGAGCATGCCATGAAGTTTTACAATCACATAATTGAGCGCGGAGGGAAAGTTGAATTCTATCCGCTTCAACTTCTTTCAAGAAATTGGAACTCTCCGCTTGACGTTTTTGAACATGTGTACGAACATGAACAAAAAGTAACTGAAAGTATAAACAACCTGGTTGAACTTGCGAAAGCTGAAAACGATTATCCAGCACAAGTTTTGTTGCAATGGTTTGTGAATGAACAAGTTGAAGAAGAAGCGAACGCGCTTAAAATTGTGGAAACACTTAAAAAAGTTAAGGATTCACCAATTGGTATCATAATGTTGGATCGTGAACTTGCAAGAAGGGAGTGA
- a CDS encoding peroxiredoxin, giving the protein MGIPLLGERFPEVEVVTTKGKIKLPDHYKGKWFVLFSHPADFTPVCTTEFVAFQKRYDEFRKLNCELIGLSIDQVFSHIKWTEWIKEKLGVQIEYPVIADSLGKLSETLGLIHPAKGANTVRAVFIVDPNGIIRALLYYPQEVGRNIDEILRIVKAFQVADANKVAIPANWPNNELIGDKVIIPPAATEEEAQKRLKEYEGFDWWFVYKKV; this is encoded by the coding sequence ATGGGTATACCGCTTTTGGGGGAAAGATTTCCAGAGGTAGAAGTTGTTACGACGAAAGGAAAAATTAAACTTCCAGATCATTACAAAGGAAAATGGTTTGTTCTCTTCAGCCATCCAGCCGATTTTACACCGGTTTGTACAACTGAATTTGTGGCTTTCCAAAAACGCTACGACGAGTTTAGGAAACTCAACTGTGAATTGATCGGCTTAAGTATCGATCAAGTCTTTTCTCATATCAAATGGACTGAGTGGATCAAGGAGAAACTAGGGGTTCAGATTGAATATCCTGTCATAGCAGATAGCCTTGGAAAGCTCTCTGAAACTCTTGGTTTGATCCATCCTGCCAAAGGTGCAAACACCGTAAGAGCCGTCTTTATAGTTGATCCAAACGGTATCATCAGAGCCTTGTTGTATTATCCACAAGAAGTTGGAAGAAACATCGACGAGATTCTGCGCATCGTAAAAGCCTTCCAAGTTGCAGATGCCAACAAGGTGGCAATTCCAGCGAACTGGCCAAACAACGAATTGATCGGTGACAAAGTAATCATTCCGCCAGCCGCAACTGAAGAAGAAGCACAAAAAAGGTTAAAAGAGTACGAAGGATTCGATTGGTGGTTCGTTTACAAAAAAGTTTGA
- a CDS encoding ABC transporter substrate-binding protein translates to MLLYNTGNEVRRTVAEMIKTYVEMINPKFKIEVRGEQWPTYLTSYKNGYLPAFIIGWHADYPDPHNFIQTYYHSAGTYGYAQGENFKKFVSTPTPELGGKSCDELIEIAANEVDPEIRQKIYEDVQRFAIDHVLGIALYEGMGFSVRRSWVKGWFHNPMRSGEDYYYLWKEE, encoded by the coding sequence GTGCTACTGTACAACACTGGAAACGAAGTCAGAAGAACTGTCGCTGAAATGATCAAAACATATGTTGAAATGATCAACCCGAAGTTCAAAATCGAAGTCCGCGGAGAACAGTGGCCAACATACCTGACTTCCTACAAAAACGGTTATTTACCAGCTTTCATAATAGGTTGGCACGCAGACTATCCTGACCCACACAACTTCATACAAACCTATTATCACTCGGCTGGAACATACGGTTACGCACAGGGTGAAAACTTTAAGAAATTCGTCTCCACACCTACACCTGAGCTTGGTGGAAAAAGCTGTGACGAGCTTATAGAAATAGCTGCAAACGAAGTTGATCCAGAAATCAGGCAAAAGATTTACGAAGATGTCCAAAGATTTGCTATCGACCATGTTCTTGGAATCGCGCTATATGAAGGAATGGGCTTTAGTGTAAGAAGATCCTGGGTTAAAGGTTGGTTCCACAACCCGATGAGGTCTGGAGAAGATTACTACTATCTGTGGAAAGAGGAGTAA
- a CDS encoding ABC transporter permease: MKTETKRILKRLLKNPSAVLGFSLLIFFTIIAILAPVICPPQSYDPYMIPIVTWDKTPIPPSPEHPFGVIDGRDIFYGVVWGTRTAFKVGLTVTLISTLIGLVIGSIAGYFGEWLDEILMRITDIFLSIPYILAAIVVTAFLGMGLDKVMISLIMFGWMGTARSGRKDSNLCYCTTLETKSEELSLK; this comes from the coding sequence ATGAAAACTGAGACAAAAAGAATCTTGAAGCGCTTGCTTAAAAATCCATCCGCGGTCCTCGGATTCTCACTTTTAATTTTCTTTACCATCATAGCAATTCTTGCACCAGTTATATGTCCCCCTCAATCGTACGATCCATATATGATCCCAATCGTTACATGGGATAAAACCCCTATCCCTCCTTCACCTGAACATCCTTTTGGAGTTATCGACGGTAGAGACATATTTTACGGTGTTGTCTGGGGAACTCGAACAGCTTTTAAAGTAGGATTAACTGTTACGTTGATCTCAACTCTTATAGGTTTGGTAATAGGTTCAATCGCAGGTTATTTTGGTGAATGGTTGGATGAGATATTGATGAGAATCACCGATATCTTTTTATCGATTCCATACATTCTTGCAGCCATCGTTGTGACTGCCTTTTTAGGAATGGGGCTTGATAAGGTTATGATTTCTTTGATCATGTTCGGTTGGATGGGCACCGCGAGGTCTGGAAGAAAGGATTCAAACTTGTGCTACTGTACAACACTGGAAACGAAGTCAGAAGAACTGTCGCTGAAATGA
- a CDS encoding ABC transporter permease encodes MFTYIVRRLLLLPLILFGISLIVFGMIQSLGPDRLLAAYVNPGVLDKLTPQQLEKIKEKYGLNDPMITRYLKWLKNTLTGDLGWSVVGKEPVKDAILKRLPWTVELALYSIVPVVFVGVWLGIIAAVNRDKFIDHFVRIFAVIGWSFPDFVFGLLILMIFYSFLGWLPPGNLSLWADQVVKSPEFKRITSLVTIDALLNGRFDVFLDALRHMIGPILTLSWLWWAYLLRITRSSMLEVLTKEYIRTARAKGLPEHVVIHKHAQRNAMIPVLTVGGAMVIQLFAGTVIVEMVFNRTGMGSFTAIAATQLDYASIMACTLFYSLILVLGNLVIDILYAMVDPRIRLG; translated from the coding sequence TTGTTTACGTACATAGTTAGGCGACTTCTTCTTCTGCCTTTGATATTGTTTGGAATTTCTCTGATAGTCTTTGGAATGATACAAAGCTTGGGACCAGATAGACTGCTGGCAGCTTATGTAAACCCTGGCGTGCTAGATAAGCTTACCCCACAACAACTTGAGAAAATTAAGGAGAAGTATGGCTTGAATGATCCTATGATAACTCGGTATTTGAAGTGGCTCAAAAACACTTTAACAGGTGATCTTGGTTGGTCGGTGGTTGGAAAAGAACCTGTTAAGGACGCTATACTAAAAAGACTTCCCTGGACTGTAGAATTGGCTCTGTACTCAATCGTTCCAGTTGTTTTTGTTGGCGTTTGGCTTGGAATAATTGCAGCAGTTAATCGCGACAAATTCATTGATCACTTTGTTAGAATCTTTGCCGTTATTGGTTGGAGTTTTCCGGATTTCGTCTTTGGACTTCTCATACTGATGATCTTTTATAGTTTTCTTGGATGGCTTCCACCAGGAAATCTGAGCTTGTGGGCTGATCAAGTAGTAAAGTCTCCTGAATTTAAGCGCATAACATCGTTGGTAACTATAGATGCTTTGCTGAATGGCCGATTTGATGTATTTTTGGATGCTCTTAGGCACATGATAGGGCCGATTTTGACTTTATCGTGGTTGTGGTGGGCATACCTTTTGAGAATCACTCGTTCCAGCATGCTAGAGGTTCTTACGAAAGAATATATCAGAACCGCCCGTGCGAAAGGTTTGCCAGAGCACGTGGTGATTCACAAACACGCACAAAGAAACGCGATGATTCCCGTCTTAACAGTTGGGGGAGCGATGGTTATACAACTTTTCGCTGGTACGGTAATAGTTGAGATGGTGTTCAACCGCACCGGTATGGGCAGCTTCACAGCTATAGCGGCTACACAACTTGACTATGCCTCTATCATGGCATGTACACTCTTTTATTCTTTGATTCTTGTTCTGGGGAATCTTGTCATAGATATTCTCTATGCAATGGTCGATCCAAGAATACGCCTTGGTTAA
- a CDS encoding SAM hydrolase/SAM-dependent halogenase family protein translates to MIAFLTDWSYKSYYVGVAKAVMKRINPSVEIIDITHEINPYDVRMAAHVLLRASFDFPEGTIFVAVVDYGVGTSRKAICMRTKNDHFYIGPDNGIFTFVADYYKVKQVRELDNKKLHYGSSYTFHGRDIFAAVAAHLSKGCPFEEVGSVLPNFVVLPYKPAEISEDSIVGEVVFFDGFGNVETNIPGEFVERLGWEIDDELTINGKYKATYAKAYGDVPKGSILVHIDSSGFLEIAANQASARDILGLKQGQQIVIRRK, encoded by the coding sequence GTGATAGCCTTTCTAACCGATTGGTCTTACAAAAGTTATTATGTAGGTGTTGCCAAAGCCGTTATGAAGAGAATAAACCCTTCTGTTGAAATAATAGACATCACTCATGAAATAAACCCTTACGATGTCAGGATGGCTGCACATGTTCTTTTGAGAGCTTCTTTTGATTTTCCCGAAGGGACGATTTTTGTTGCCGTCGTTGACTATGGTGTTGGTACATCTAGAAAAGCCATCTGCATGAGAACCAAAAATGATCATTTTTACATAGGACCAGACAACGGTATATTCACCTTCGTAGCAGATTACTACAAAGTGAAACAAGTTCGAGAACTGGATAACAAAAAGCTTCACTACGGCTCTTCTTACACATTCCACGGAAGGGATATCTTTGCCGCTGTCGCCGCTCACTTGTCGAAAGGCTGTCCCTTTGAGGAGGTTGGAAGTGTCCTTCCAAATTTCGTGGTTTTACCTTATAAACCAGCGGAAATATCTGAAGATTCCATCGTTGGTGAGGTTGTCTTTTTCGATGGTTTTGGAAACGTTGAAACCAACATACCGGGTGAATTTGTGGAAAGGCTTGGCTGGGAAATAGACGATGAACTTACGATAAATGGAAAGTACAAAGCCACCTATGCGAAAGCTTACGGCGATGTTCCAAAAGGATCAATCCTGGTTCACATAGATAGCTCCGGATTTTTGGAAATAGCGGCAAATCAAGCGTCTGCAAGGGATATTTTAGGTTTAAAGCAAGGTCAGCAGATCGTCATAAGGAGGAAGTAA
- a CDS encoding CBS domain-containing protein — protein sequence MKLIVGHKNPDFDCFASCVAAKKLFPDHTVVISGSPQQNVSQYLRIYEDRYPYITESDLGEEKVESLVIVDTASRERLGPKIQQLVDKAEKIVIYDHHPDIKEVTISGEKHIESIGATVTLLVEEIKNKGISIDSMDATLFAIAIYEDTGNLLYTSTTVRDLEALKFLFEKNANLAEVAEFVRYDLNYEQKLILDQLISNIEQHNVKHNVVHVATAETDKFIGGLSAVVTKLWELQGVETLICIIRTGRKIHIIGRTSSEDIDIGGFFTELGGGGHRKAGSCTVNLSDVLEAKRLVLEVIQKYVEKGPLARDVMSSPVRVAYSDMTIEEVNKIMERTGHNGLPVIEGNKLVGIVTKKAVDKAVNHGLLKNPVKSIMSTKLVVVDADTPLSKVRKIMADYDIGRIPVIENGVLVGIITRTDVMRMSFSDAVKAKPKRPITQQSEKIFHNVHDKMISCLPREIYNLLKTFGQFGDEVGLNVYVVGGFVRDLLMDNPSFDIDLVVERDGLKFAEHAAEKLKATLVKHDKFLTASLFFNGRRVDVATARIEYYEAPTELPQVEISTIRKDLYRRDFTINAMAIKLNHKDFGLLLDFFGGQEDIQNKKIRCLHTLSFIEDPTRILRAVRFEVRFDFTIEEETERLMREAIHQGYLEKVSGQRIRQEFEKIVQEIKAVKAIKRLAEFDAIKRTFPGTFYTATMEEKLRALFDFLPWAEKHFGQVDRFYSVMFVLLEYHNEQLLNEIKERYGLSLKFLQQLKLLKKMIIPLSQMIKLRMNFSDIYKVTHDISPEGFCYIASYLEPDDQEYLKQFLERVSTVKLTISGKDLIDKFGLKPSKKLGEILESIYCAKLDGLIDDSNELEYVKSLIESASSNSR from the coding sequence TTGAAGCTCATCGTGGGTCACAAAAACCCAGATTTTGATTGCTTTGCTTCTTGTGTTGCTGCAAAAAAGCTTTTTCCAGACCACACCGTTGTGATAAGTGGTTCGCCCCAACAAAATGTTTCCCAATATCTGCGTATCTATGAAGATAGATACCCTTACATCACCGAAAGCGATTTGGGCGAAGAAAAAGTTGAATCTTTGGTGATAGTTGATACTGCATCCAGAGAAAGGCTTGGACCTAAAATACAACAACTTGTTGATAAAGCTGAAAAGATTGTGATATACGACCATCATCCGGATATCAAAGAGGTAACGATTTCAGGTGAAAAACACATTGAATCGATAGGGGCAACGGTTACTCTTCTTGTTGAGGAGATCAAAAATAAAGGTATTTCGATTGATTCAATGGATGCAACACTGTTTGCAATAGCGATTTACGAAGATACAGGCAATTTGCTTTACACAAGCACCACCGTAAGGGATTTAGAAGCTTTGAAATTTCTCTTTGAAAAAAACGCAAATCTGGCAGAAGTTGCAGAATTTGTAAGGTATGATCTGAACTACGAACAGAAGCTCATACTCGATCAGCTGATTTCAAACATAGAGCAACATAATGTCAAGCACAACGTTGTTCACGTTGCAACTGCAGAAACCGATAAATTCATTGGCGGGTTAAGTGCAGTGGTTACCAAGCTTTGGGAACTTCAAGGCGTGGAGACTTTAATTTGCATCATCAGAACTGGTAGGAAAATACACATAATTGGCAGAACCTCATCTGAGGACATTGACATAGGAGGATTTTTCACCGAACTGGGCGGAGGGGGTCACAGAAAAGCTGGAAGTTGCACGGTGAACCTTTCGGATGTTTTGGAAGCAAAGAGGTTAGTTCTTGAAGTAATTCAAAAGTATGTTGAAAAAGGACCTTTGGCACGTGATGTTATGTCTTCACCTGTGAGAGTTGCGTACAGCGATATGACGATCGAAGAAGTAAACAAAATTATGGAAAGAACAGGTCACAACGGGCTTCCAGTTATAGAGGGTAACAAGCTGGTGGGAATCGTCACCAAAAAAGCCGTTGACAAAGCTGTAAACCACGGGCTTTTGAAAAACCCGGTTAAATCAATAATGTCAACGAAGCTTGTGGTTGTCGATGCAGACACACCACTTAGCAAGGTCAGAAAGATAATGGCAGATTACGACATAGGAAGGATTCCCGTCATAGAGAATGGTGTTCTCGTAGGCATAATAACAAGGACAGACGTCATGAGAATGAGTTTTTCCGATGCTGTTAAAGCCAAACCAAAAAGGCCAATAACACAGCAATCAGAAAAGATTTTCCACAATGTACACGACAAAATGATCTCTTGTCTGCCAAGAGAAATATACAACCTTCTCAAAACTTTCGGACAATTTGGTGATGAAGTAGGATTGAACGTTTATGTTGTGGGAGGATTTGTCAGGGATTTGTTGATGGACAATCCAAGCTTCGACATAGACCTTGTAGTTGAAAGAGATGGATTGAAGTTTGCCGAACACGCGGCGGAAAAGTTAAAAGCCACTTTGGTTAAGCACGATAAATTTCTCACAGCTTCCTTGTTTTTCAACGGTAGAAGGGTAGATGTTGCCACCGCGAGAATAGAATATTACGAAGCGCCGACGGAACTGCCCCAGGTGGAAATCAGCACCATAAGAAAAGACCTTTACAGGCGTGATTTTACAATAAACGCTATGGCTATAAAGCTAAACCACAAAGATTTTGGACTTTTGCTTGATTTCTTTGGTGGGCAGGAGGACATTCAAAACAAGAAAATCAGGTGCTTGCACACACTCAGTTTCATAGAAGATCCAACGAGGATACTCAGAGCCGTTAGGTTTGAGGTTAGATTCGATTTCACAATAGAAGAGGAAACAGAAAGATTGATGCGTGAAGCAATTCACCAAGGTTATTTGGAAAAAGTGAGTGGTCAAAGGATAAGACAAGAATTTGAAAAAATAGTTCAAGAAATTAAGGCGGTGAAGGCGATAAAAAGGCTTGCTGAATTTGACGCAATCAAAAGGACTTTTCCCGGAACTTTTTACACTGCCACGATGGAAGAAAAACTTCGTGCATTGTTCGATTTTCTACCCTGGGCTGAGAAGCACTTTGGTCAGGTTGATAGATTTTATTCGGTAATGTTTGTTCTTCTTGAATATCACAATGAGCAACTTTTAAATGAGATCAAAGAAAGATACGGTTTATCTTTGAAATTTCTTCAACAGCTTAAACTGCTTAAAAAAATGATAATTCCACTTTCGCAGATGATAAAACTCAGGATGAACTTTTCAGACATATACAAAGTTACACACGATATCTCACCTGAGGGATTTTGTTACATCGCATCTTACCTTGAACCTGATGATCAAGAATACCTCAAGCAATTTTTGGAAAGAGTTTCAACTGTTAAGTTGACCATCAGCGGTAAGGATTTGATCGATAAATTTGGTTTGAAGCCGTCCAAAAAATTGGGAGAGATTTTGGAATCAATCTACTGTGCAAAGCTCGATGGATTGATCGACGATTCAAATGAACTTGAGTACGTCAAATCTCTTATCGAATCAGCTTCATCTAATTCGCGATAA
- the aspS gene encoding aspartate--tRNA ligase, protein MLRTHTCGELRLTDAGKRVILAGWVDRIRDLGGVTFIMLRDRYGQTQIVVPQGLSIPIRREAVIKVEGIVKERPKENVNKELETGEIEVFAEKIEVLSSPTKELPFYPNEEPLPAEEVRLKYRYIDLRRKEMMEKLLLRHAVTLSVRNYLSKHGFVEVETPFLTKSTPEGARDFLVPCRLKPGTFYALPQSPQLFKQILMVSGLDRYFQIVRCFRDEDLRADRQPEFTQIDIEMSFVTREDVLEVVEGMLKHVFKEVLKVDLPEKFDRLSYDECMNFYGSDKPDRRIGMKFVDLTNIFLKSELQFLQTILSSNGVVKGFVVNGFAHNMSRKLADQLEEIAKTKGLGGILWFSFEGNKVARGSLLKHLENEYNLVVKELNMKEQDVCIMCAGQLSLVNEALGEVRKTIGDLYFSHLKKGFDIFWVLDFPMFEWNEEEKRFVAQHHPFTMPNLEDLEKYADKDLSKIRAQSYDIVINGFEVGSGSIRIHDAELQKKVFQLMRLSEDEIKLKFGFLLEAFQYGTPPHGGIALGLDRLVAIMCGASSIRDVIAFPKTSSGTCLLTGAPDVVSEKQLKELKIKIVGGD, encoded by the coding sequence GTGCTGAGAACTCATACATGTGGTGAACTTAGGTTAACCGATGCTGGAAAAAGGGTGATTTTAGCCGGTTGGGTTGATCGGATCCGCGACTTGGGTGGCGTCACTTTCATAATGCTCAGAGACCGGTATGGGCAAACTCAAATTGTGGTTCCGCAGGGTTTATCCATTCCAATTAGAAGAGAGGCTGTGATAAAGGTTGAAGGAATAGTTAAAGAAAGACCTAAGGAAAACGTAAACAAAGAATTGGAAACCGGCGAGATAGAAGTGTTCGCGGAAAAAATAGAAGTACTTTCTTCCCCAACGAAGGAACTTCCATTTTATCCGAACGAAGAGCCTCTTCCCGCCGAAGAAGTTCGATTAAAGTATCGATACATAGATCTTAGGAGAAAAGAAATGATGGAAAAACTTTTGTTAAGGCACGCTGTAACGCTTTCGGTAAGAAATTACCTTTCAAAGCATGGGTTTGTCGAAGTTGAAACCCCGTTTTTGACCAAAAGCACACCTGAGGGAGCAAGGGACTTTTTGGTTCCTTGTAGGTTGAAGCCTGGCACCTTCTACGCTCTGCCCCAATCTCCTCAACTTTTCAAACAGATACTTATGGTGAGCGGACTTGATAGGTATTTTCAAATAGTAAGATGCTTCAGAGACGAAGATCTGCGTGCGGATAGACAACCGGAATTTACGCAAATAGATATCGAAATGTCTTTTGTAACCAGAGAGGACGTCTTAGAAGTCGTTGAGGGTATGTTGAAACACGTTTTCAAGGAGGTTTTGAAAGTTGACCTTCCTGAAAAATTCGACCGACTTTCCTACGACGAATGCATGAACTTTTATGGAAGTGATAAACCCGATAGAAGAATAGGCATGAAGTTTGTAGATTTAACAAATATCTTCTTGAAATCCGAGCTTCAATTTCTGCAAACCATACTGAGTTCAAATGGAGTTGTTAAAGGCTTTGTTGTAAATGGTTTTGCCCACAATATGTCACGTAAGCTCGCAGATCAATTGGAAGAAATTGCAAAAACTAAAGGGCTGGGTGGAATACTTTGGTTTTCCTTTGAGGGTAACAAGGTTGCCAGAGGAAGTTTGTTGAAGCATCTTGAGAATGAATACAACTTAGTTGTGAAAGAGTTGAATATGAAAGAGCAAGATGTTTGCATAATGTGTGCTGGACAGCTTTCTTTGGTGAACGAAGCTTTGGGAGAAGTGAGAAAAACGATAGGCGATTTGTATTTTTCACATTTGAAGAAAGGCTTTGACATCTTTTGGGTTTTGGACTTTCCAATGTTTGAATGGAATGAAGAAGAAAAAAGATTTGTGGCGCAACATCATCCATTTACGATGCCAAATTTGGAAGATTTGGAAAAATATGCCGACAAAGATTTATCGAAGATCAGAGCTCAATCTTATGATATAGTTATAAACGGGTTTGAAGTTGGATCTGGTAGTATACGAATCCATGATGCAGAACTTCAAAAGAAAGTTTTCCAATTGATGCGGCTTAGCGAAGACGAAATAAAATTGAAGTTTGGATTTTTGCTCGAGGCATTCCAGTATGGAACACCACCACACGGTGGAATCGCTTTGGGATTGGATAGACTAGTTGCCATAATGTGCGGTGCAAGTTCAATAAGGGATGTAATAGCTTTTCCAAAGACTTCAAGCGGAACGTGTTTGTTGACTGGGGCTCCAGATGTTGTGAGCGAAAAGCAACTGAAAGAATTGAAGATAAAAATTGTAGGAGGCGATTGA
- a CDS encoding STAS domain-containing protein, with the protein MIGTSVKFEQIGSKLVCRINGDIDAYHSADVKKAIKDELEKTSAMTVILDMSQVPYVDSAGLGTMVALLKVARTLNKELVLASLRQNVKRVFEMTRLDKVFKITDTVEEV; encoded by the coding sequence GTGATTGGCACAAGTGTAAAATTCGAACAAATTGGTTCAAAGCTTGTTTGCAGGATCAACGGTGATATCGATGCTTACCATTCCGCAGATGTGAAAAAAGCCATCAAAGATGAACTTGAGAAAACATCTGCCATGACCGTGATTTTGGATATGTCCCAGGTTCCATACGTTGACAGCGCGGGCCTTGGAACTATGGTCGCCCTTCTGAAGGTAGCTAGGACACTCAACAAGGAACTTGTATTGGCATCCTTGAGACAGAACGTAAAACGTGTTTTTGAAATGACCAGGCTTGATAAAGTTTTCAAAATAACAGATACAGTCGAGGAGGTCTGA